Genomic DNA from Chloroflexota bacterium:
GACAATTACTTGATGGGCTAGCTCCCTTCGTCATAGGGGAATTCGGCGATACGCAGGTTGGCATCATTGGGCTGACTACACCTGGTTCGGTCTATTCGGTCTTTAAAGATTTACGCTTGGGCGAACCGATTGCAATCTTACCCGATCTCATTGCGAAAGTCCGCGGTCAAGGCGCACAGATGGTCGTGCTCTTATCCCATCTGGGATTTTCCGACGATCAAAAAGTGGCAGAGCAAATAGCGGGACTGGATGTAATTATCGGCGCGCACAGTCATACCGAGGTCAACCCACCGTTTGTCGTGAACGGAACGCTCATCACGCAAGCCGGCGACTATGGTCGTTTCCTGGGACGTCTCGATTTGGACATTGATGCAAGCGGCAAGATCATTCAACATCATGGCGAACTGATTCCCGTCGGAGAAGACATCCCGTTGGATGCAACTGTTCAAGCGGCGTACGAAGTCGAAAGAGAAAGCGTGCGCGCCATGACCCTCCGTGTGATTGGCGAATTGCGCGATCCGATTGATACGGCGGATGATCGTGAATGCGTGGCAGGTAATTTGCTGGCAGATGCGATACTCCTTCGCACCCCAGGCGCTGAAATTGCGCTGGTGCTGGCAGGGCATTGGAGAAGTGGGCTGCCTGCTGGTCCCGTGACGCTTGGCGCGCTAAATACGGCTGTTCGCTCCACCGCCAATCCCGCTCGCGTTGAGTTGACGGGCGAACAAATTCTGCATTTCTTGCGTGAATCACTCAAGCCCGAGAATGTAGCGCGTAAACCCAGTAACTTGCGCGGGGTTGCGCTCGGCTGGCCGCACGTGGCTGGCATCACCGTTCGGTATGATCCCAATGCTCCCGATTCGCTCGAGGTACGCTTGGGCGATCGACTTCTCAATCCATATGGAAAATATATTGTGGCAGGAACGGATTTGGAATTCTGGGATGCGCCAGGATACCCAGGATATTTGGCATTACCCGAACATCAAATAGACCTCGACGTGCCCACGATCATTCCTGAAATTATGCAAGACTATCTCGCCAAACATTCGCCTTTGAATGCGCCCACCCTGGGTCGAATCCAAAAACGCTGAACACTCGACCTGACTGCAAACGACGTAAGAACCGTCAAGGAATGAAACTCCTTATCTTCACCGAAGGCACCATTCTCATGCACGCCGAAGCAGTCGGACTGGCTAGAGTCGAGATCGTTCGTCAAATCCGGGAACGAAAAATCGCCATCATCGATTACGCCGCGCATGTCCCGATTGGCCATGCCGTCGAGAAATTGCGAACGTGGCAACATCAAGGCGCGCAGATTGTTTATCTCACCTCGCGCACAAAACCTGACCAAGTCGCTGCCATTCAAAATGTCCTGAAGCGTCATGGTTTTCCAGAGGGCGAATTATTTTATCGGCGCTCCGGCGAAGCGTACGCCGATGTTGCCGAGCGCGTGATGCCCGACGTTTTGATCGAAGATGATTGCGCCAGTATCGGCGGAGAAAGTGAGATGACGTATCCTCACCTCAAACCCACCGTGCAGGCGCGCATCCAATCGATCACCGTGCCAGAATTTGGCGGAATCGACCATTTGACGAATCATCTGGCTGAACTTTTCCAACTTGGACAGAAAGGAAACCGCTATGCAAGCCATTAGTCATTCCGAATATGGAGGACTTGAAGTATTGCAATTCGTCACCGTGCCAACGCCGACTCTGCAGCCGCGCGACCTGCTTGTGCGCGTCAAGGCATTCGCCGTGAATCCAGTCGATGCCAAGCGACGACGCGCGGGGAACGCACCGCTAACTTTTCCAAAAATCCTGGGTTTCGATAGCGCAGGGATTGTCGAACAAGTTGGACCCGAGGTCTCTCTTTTCCATGTTGGCGAGGAAGTCTTCTTCGCTGGAGATGCAACCCGTCAAGGATGTTACGCGGAATTCGTCGCGATTGATGAGCGCATCGTTGGACACAAACCCAAGACGTTGAGTTTCGCCGAAGCTGCGGCGATTCCGCTCACGGGACTCACCGCCTGGGAAGCTTTCTTCGAGCAGATGCACTTGGAACCTAAGCCCAATGTCAATCGGGGTACGCCGCTCATCTTCGGTGGTGCCGGTGGAGTGGGTTCCATCGCGATTCAAATTGCCAAGCGCGTGGCGAATATGCATGTGATTGCGACCGCGAGTCGTCCTGCATCCATTGAATATTGCCGTCGGATGGGAACCGACGAGGTGGTTGATCATTCACAAGAACTTGGACCGCAACTTCGTGCTCTCGGATTGGATGGCGTTGATTACATTCTGAACTGTAATGAGGTCACGAACATTTCACTGCTCGCCGTCGTGCTAAATCCGATGGGAACGATTTGCAATATCGTCGGCGGCGACGCGGCAAAGTCAATTGACGCCAGTCTCGTGTTTGCCAAGCGCGGCACGCTCACGTTCGAATTGATGTTCGCGCGCTCGCGTCTCAAAATCGAAATGGAACGGCAAGGGCAAATCCTGAATCGCTTGGCGGAATTGCTCGATCAAAAAATATTGGTCAGCACAATGACGCAACGGATGGATTGGAAGAAGATTCAAGAGGCGCATCGTCAGATTGAAAGTGGTCACACGCTCGGCAAGATTGTCCTGGACGTATCGAGCTAAATTCGCAAGTGAGCAATGGAAGGCAACGATGGCGATTCAAGTCTATCCTCTGACCAAAGAACGCTGGAATGATTTAGTTGACCTCTTCAATCGTCCCGGCGGATCGATTGTGCGCGGCTGCTGGTGCATGTATTATCGCAAAACCGGGGCGCATGTTGGCGCGACTGCCGAAGGAAACAAGCGCGCCTTGTTCTCCCTGGTGACGCGCGATCATGCACCTGGCTTGCTTGCGTACCATGATGGTAAAGCGGTCGGCTGGGTGTCCATTTCGCCACGCGAAGAATACTTGCGGCTGGAGCGGTCTCCCGTGATGAAACCCGTGGATGATAAACCGGTTTGGTCTATTGTCTGTTTCTATGTCGATCCGCGCGAACGCGGCAAAGGCATCACCGAAGCCTTGCTCGAAGGCGCGATTAAATATGCACGCTCCCAAGGTGCGCGCCTCGTTGAGGCATATCCTGTCGACAAGGCGGAAAAGAGCCATCCCGACTTTATGTGGTTTGGCGCAAAGACTTGTCCTGAGCGAAGTCGAAGGAAGATTTTTGACCGTGCGGGATTCAAGGAAGTGGCACGTCGAAAACCAACTCGCCCTGTCATGCGCAGGGCGCTCCGAAAGAAGAACACTCAACGGAAATAAGCGAGTGTCGAACACGCCAACTAATTATAACGGCGCAGGAGTGCGGTGTGATATAATGCTTGTCGAAAATGAGTGAACAATTCTCCGAGCGTTCGGAGAAAATCTTTGCGACGGAATGTGAGCTGGTTGGAGATGGTGCGAGTATTACGCTATCACAACACAAATTGCTTCTTTGTGGAGAGCACGCTGGATCACAAATTGCTGGCGATTGATGCCGGCTGGCCCAGCACTCTGCATGAATACCAACGGGAAATGAAAAAGATTGCGTTGAAATATCAAGACATTGCCTGGGCAATCGTAACCCATTTTCATATGGATCACGCCGGACTGATCACCGACTTTATCACCGTTGGAATTACTTGCATTGTCTTTGAAAACCAAATGAGAGCCATTGATGCGATGGAAAAAACCATCTGGAAGAATAACAAAGACTATCGCGCCATCGACAAATCCAAATTGATCACGTGGCAAATCTCCGATTCAAGGGAGGGCTTGGGAAAAATCGGCATCGCGGGCGAAGTTCTGCGCACTGAGGGTCACTCGCCGGACAGCATTAGTTTTCTGTCTGATCAAAAAGAAGTGATCATTGGAGATCTACATCCCATCGAATTCGTCATGCCTGATGATGAGAAAAGCAATCAAAGCTGGGAATTGATTTTAGCAAAAGGCGGCGAAAATATATTTCCAAGTCATGCCAACGCGTTTCGTTTGTGATGTGGCAAGGCGTGCTAATCGTGGAGAACGAGGGTGGCTCATCCGAATATCGCGAGAGAACGACTCCATAATCAACTCATCGCCAACCCGACTTTCGACAAATCCAGCGATGTGGTGAATTGGTTCGGCGCGCTCCAAGCCCAGGATTATCTCGGCGCGTTGTGGGCAGTCGGACTACGCACGCAGGATGCCAACGAAAAGGAAATTGAACAAGCGCTGGCGAACCGAACCATCGTCCGCACGTGGCCCATGCGCGGCACGTTGCATTTTGTGGCAGCCGACGATGTTCGCTGGATGCTCGCACTCTTGACGCCGCGCGTCATCGCCGGCAGCGCGTCACGCTGGAAACAACTCGAACTGGACGAGGCAACTTTCTCGCGCAGTCGAAAAACCATCGAACGTGCGTTGCAAGGCGGCAAGCAACTTGAACGCGAGGAAATGTATCAAGTGCTTGAATCGACGCATATCTCTACCACGGGACAGCGGGGTATTCACATCCTGGGACGGCTCGCGCAAGAGGGCGTGATTTGCTTTGGGGCGCGTGCCGGCAAACAACATACTTTTGTCTTGCTCGACGAATGGGTACCCAAATCCAAGCGAATGGAACGCGATGCTGCGTTAACAGAACTTGCCAAGCGATACTTTACGAGTCATGGTCCCGCAACGTTGCAAGATTTCGTATGGTGGTCGGGACTTGCGACGAACGATGCGCGCGAGGGACTTGAGTTGGCAAAGGCGCGTCTCACGCAAGAAGTTGTTGCAGGGCAGACGTATTGGTTTTCTGCGGCTACTCCAATCACAAAAACGAAACCGCAAACTGCGTCCGCGTATCTGTTACCAGGTTTTGACGAGTACCTCGTGGGCTACAAAGATCGCAGTGCTGTCCTCGACCCCTTGTATGTGATGCAAACCAATGCTGGCGGTGGAATGTTGAATCCGACGATCGTCGTCAACGGGCAGGTCATAGGAACATGGAAACGCACACTGCAAAAAGATACTGTCGTCATCACACCAAGTTGGTTTGCCGCGCCAAAGAAATCCGACCAGCGTATGCTTAAAGCCGCCAGACAGTATGGCGCGTTTCTTGGATTGTCCGCTATGCTCGTTTAGCGTCGGTTCTTCTTATCGCTCGCGCTCTTTTTGCGTGTTCAACTTCACGGCATCGCGAATGAGTCGCTTTAGCGCCGGCTCATCTATCGTCTCATCTTCGTAAAAGTCGATGGCACGAACTGTCTTGCTATCCAGGCGCGTGTTGAAGAGCTTCTTCGGGTCTTTCATCTGAGCACCTTTTGGGAATGTCAGCCTCACCGCGTTCTTGAGCGTATCTGCTACGCATAGGATTCCATCATGAGACCAAACAGGAACTCCCGAAGGTTTGGAGGGTTTTTTCCACTTCACTTCTTCGACCACGGCTGGGTCGGCTTTCTTGATCACAGCGCGCAGTTGTGATAATTTCTTGCCCCGCCAGTCGACTGGCTCCTTGATGATGGCATCGATCTGTTGCGATGCGGACTTGTCTTTCGCTGAAGGATTCGTCCTTGTTTTCATACTCAGCTCACCGCTTTCTTCACGAGTGCGGCAATCCTTGCCTCCTGACTTGGATTGGCGCGAGCATTCCAGATGGTGTGCGTAACTTGAGCGATGTTGAGCCATGCTCCGGGGCGATCCCTCAGTCGCGTCCCTTTGTAGTGGCGATGTCGGCTTCGTTCCCCGCCGCATCGGCGAGCGTCCACCAGGAAGGCGCGAACTCATCACGCACCATTCGTCCTCCGGCGGCGAGCGCCGCCGCGATGCGCGGCTCCGCCTGTTCATACGGCACCCAAATCGCGATATGAATCGCGCCACCGCCATCGCGGCGTGGCTCGTTCATCTGTTCGAGCCAGAACGCTGGTCCACGATCACGTGGATCAACGAGGTCCTCGGCGGGACTGTCGCGCCGTGGTTCATATCCGAGCACCGCTTGCCAGAAGGGTCTTACTTGGGCGATGTTGGTCGCGCCAGGAATGATTAGCAGACTCTGGACGGCGGACGGGTCAGCGGTTAGTCCTTGGCTCAACGCAACTGCCGAGACCTGCCTAGCCAGCTCAACGTCACGTTGACTCATACCAAAGTAGTTATCGGTATATGTGATCATGTGAACGGTCACGCCATCCTGTCGTACGTCGACGCCGGGGCGGTGAGCCTCAACACCCGGCAACTCGCTGATCGCTTGTACAAAGCGAGCACTCTCGGCGAACGACCGGGTGCGGAAGAATGCAGTTGCGCCTTCGCTGGTCAAGCGCCAATCTGTGACGCCCTCGGCTTCGTAGAACTGCTTTGGGCTGATAGAGTCAGTCATCCGAACCTCCTTGTCACCGAACATCGTTCCGCTGTGTCAGGAGATGCCATCCGACAGCAGAAATGATAATCGTTTTTGCCATACATCCTTGGCAGAATTACCAATCCAAATCAGATGAGTATCCGATGGCACTTCATACAGTTCACTGGTGGAAATTTCGCTTGCAACCCGTCGAGCATTCTTGGGGGATACTGTTGCATCATTGGGTGAATACATAACCAACACAGGCTTGGTAATTGTTTCCAGATGATCCACCTTATGTTCGATGTCGTTCACGAACCCTGTGCTGGCTTGAGAAGTTTCAAGCATACGTTTGACAAAGGCGAGGTCGTCTGGACTCAACCGTTTAATTACCAGGTTGACATCGAGAACGGTCAAGTCATGCAGGAGGGTTTTTATGATGATCCTTGGAAATAGTTTCAACATAACGTGCATGACTGCCCAAGTGACCTTTGCCGCACGTCCAAACCCAATACGTGAACGTCTTTTTATTTGTTCATCCCAGTCAGTGGTCACGGCGGACTCTAAAATCAGTTTGCGGACACGACTAGGATATTGCTGCACGAATGCCAAGGCGGTTGGTCCCGCGGCGGAAATGCCAATCACATCGACCGTTGCAATTTGCAATGTATCAAGGAGGGCAGCGAGCGCATCGGCGGCGGCTTGAGCGCTTTTGCCGACATCCGAGGGGGTGCTATCGTAGCCAGGACGAGAGGGAGTGAGAACGGAGAAACCATGCTCAGTCAACTTCTCATGCGAAAGACGAGTCTCGCGACTGCAATGCCCGCCGTTCAAAACCATCACGGTCGGGCCACTGCCTTCAAGACGGTATTCTATTGGCCCCTTCTTGGTTTTGACAATATTCTGCACCGATAATACTCCTGATCTGTGGCGTGCATGGTCAATGTCCAGGATTCGATTCGATGCTTTTCTTCATCGCATTCAAAGTATCCTGGGTTTCTCGTGCAATTTTTCTTTTGATGAAGAAATTGAGCAACCTCACGATCCATTTTGAATTGGAATAGAAATGAGACATTTCAATTTAGGTAGCGTTCTCCCCGACCTTGGAAAGGTTAGACTCAACGACCTAGTCAGGCAGTAATTTCGTGAGCCCCATGGTGTCTTGGGGAAAAACGGTTGTGCGGATTATATGCGACCCTTTACAGAAGGCAAATTCAAGTTGCGTGTGTTGCTCCATCGTTCCAGCACTATTGGAAAAAACCCAGGTTTCCTGATTCAGAGAAACCTGGGTTTCATTTATTCAACCTAGCTCGTTTTTGGGTGTTGGAATCAGACCCAGCCGACGCCTTTCAGGAAATCTTTTTCCGCCTGTGTTGCTGGAGATACGATTTGCGTCCATTCAGTTACCAATCACCTGCGTATTCGAGATTGTATGGCTTGGTGATATTTTCTAACCTCAAGCGCCGGAGTTCCACCAATTGGCGGATGGCGAGATTGTCGTGCGCGACCCAACAGGCGAACATCTCTCCCGCGCTGATGGTGCGGTACTTCGTTGTATACGTTTTCTCCCAATCTGGGTTCTGTAATCCCTTGAGCCAGGTCAATGATTTTTCACGTTCGACAAAGAATTTTTCTTGCATCGAAGTAAAGTCCTGCTCGTTATAGTTTCGTTGGGTGACCCAACCTTCGGTGTCAATCGCATGCCATGCTTCATTTTGGCGGTGCAGAATGAAATCGAGATGTTCTCGAAAATCTTCGCGCTCTTCATCGTACAAGTGACACACCACTTCGAGAATCGACCACGATTCCGCGCTCGGTTTGAAGCGCGCTGCCTCGGGTTCGATTCCTGACAATAAAGCCCGGATCATCTCAGTGCTATGTTCAAGTTCCTGATAAAGAATGCCAAATTTCATATTGCCTCTTTCTTTAGCACAATCCCCTTAGCTTGGTGGTTAAGAATTGCATTTGTTCAACAACCTCTTAGAGCGTCTTTTGTTAATCGCGGAGATGACCTCCCAGTGAAACACTGATCCAAGGGGCAATGATTCGGTTGCTCCTCGCTCATTTGGCGCGCACACTTGCCCTCCCACTCCGCTTCTCTTCGGGGACTATAGTGGCGGGCAGTGCCAGGGAGAACGAACCAGTTCCCAAACACCGCATTAGGGCGTAAACAGTTTCCAATTGCCCTCGGAGACAACTTGGACAGTGCCATCGACCACTTTAATGGCGGTCTGATCGTCAATCGCGTACAGCGGCACGGGTACCTCGGCAGCCATTCTTTCCACTTTGGCCATGGAACTTTCCGGGTGGTCCGCGTGATCCAGGTGCGGAAGCAACGCAAACTCAACCAGCCCCAACCCCTTATCGATGACGAAGGGTTTATTCGGGTCGTCGTACGTCTCTCCGAAAATAGGGGCTGTCACCATACTGCCAGCGCTCACCCCCACATAGACGGTCTCGCGCAACGACGGCAAGAGGTCTGCTAGTCCCGACTCCTTCATCCAGCGGCACAAATAAAAGACATCACCGCCCTGCACCAGCAAGGCATCAGTCTCCTGGACCGCCGCGATCCAATACTCTTTTTTGATGCTGGGTAGAGCCGTGAGCTCCAGCACACCCAACGACTTCCAACCTAGTTCGCACATGGGGTTGGCGGTTGATCCGCTGATAAACCGGTAAGCCATTGAAGGCCCGCCGGGGAAAGGATAGATCGCCGTGGGAATGCAGAGTGCGCTGGACTCGGCAATCGGTTTGCCCAGGAGGTCAACCAGCGCGTTGTGGATGCTCGGGTTCTTGATGCCAGCGGAAGTGAGCAGAAATTTCATGCTGGTTTCCTTTCCAATCCATTCAGACCCGCAAATCTTTTCCGTTCATGCCGATCCTTTCGGACGAACATAGTCGACCATCCACTGCACGCCGAACTTGTCCGTGAAACTGCCATAGTAATCGCCCCAGGGCGCATCGGCGATGGGTTGCTCGATCACGCCGCCCGCGGAAAGAGCGTTAAATAACCAGTCGGCTTCGGCTTTGCTCTCTGGGTGGAGGGAAAGGCGAACATTGTTTCCCAGGTTCAATTTTTGTCCAAATGATTCAAGTGTATCGGACGCCATCAAGACATCTGATTTGCCAATGGGCAAGCCGATGTGCATGATTTTATTCTCGTCCGCTTTGGGGATTTGCATCCCTTCCATTGGCATATCCTTGAAACGGACCAGCGAGGTAAACTCGCCGCCAAAAACAGATTTGTAAAAGTTGAAGGCTTCCTCGGTGTTGCCCGCAAAATTGAGATACGTGTTTAATTTTGTCATACCTTTTGTCTCCCTTCGCCCTGGAATGCTTGCTCTAATTTCGCTATATCAAGTTTCTTCATCGGCAAGAATGCCTGGGTCACTCGATCAATTTGCTCGCGAGTGCCACGACGCATCATCTCGTCCATTGCGGTGGGAACGATCTGCCACGAGACGCCATAACGACTCACGTCTGCTTTCGGTAGTGGAGGGCAACGACGCCAGATTGAAACGTTTCCGAACCGAGCAAGTCTAGCCGAAGCGTGTCCTGCGGCGTCACGGTTTCGAATAATCGCGGTCCTTTTCCGGCAACCACCGGATGAACCACGAAACGATATTCGTCAATCAAACCGCGCTCCGAAAGCTGGGACGCAAGGCTCAAACTGCCTACGCAAATGTCTTTCCCGGGCTGCTGCTTCAGCGCGAGCACCTCTTCCGCAACGTTTGCCCGTACGATTCTCGTGTTGTTTCCCTGAACTTGTTTCAATGTGGTGGAGAATACGACCTTGTCCAGCGAGTCGAATACGCGAGCGAACTCATTGACTGCTTCTGTCTCCGATGAGTTTTTGGCGACATCGGGCCAATAGGGCACCATGAGTTGATACGTGGTCCGGCCGTAGAGGAGGAGACTCGCATTGCGCAGTACCCGGGTGAAGTACTCGTGCAGCTCGTCGTCGGCAATCCCGTCCGTGTGGCTGCAATACCCGTCCGTGGTGATATTGATCGCAAAAACAACCTTTCTCATAGCCCTCCTGATATGAGGTTAAATGAAAAGTTCGAGCACCGCTTTATAGAATTTCCAATTACCGAGTATGGCGGAGCGGGGCATGGCGCCTAACGCCGACATCAGCGGCGGCGTGAAGCGCCGTCCGCTGCATGCCGTTGTTAGGCGATAAAGCCACTACGTTGGCGTGCAAAACCAACGCTTCGAGTGAGTCAGCTTGCGGGTATCGTGCTTATCGGTCGACAGTTGCCAGCATATCGTCTGCTATGCAGCATCATAGGCTTTCTCCAGTGCCGCCACGTCGAGCTTCACCATTGTCATCATCGCTTCCATTACAGCCTGTACCTTTCTCGGGTTCTTGTCGGCTATGAGTTCCATGAAACGCCTCGGCACGATTTGC
This window encodes:
- a CDS encoding DinB family protein gives rise to the protein MKFGILYQELEHSTEMIRALLSGIEPEAARFKPSAESWSILEVVCHLYDEEREDFREHLDFILHRQNEAWHAIDTEGWVTQRNYNEQDFTSMQEKFFVEREKSLTWLKGLQNPDWEKTYTTKYRTISAGEMFACWVAHDNLAIRQLVELRRLRLENITKPYNLEYAGDW
- a CDS encoding GNAT family N-acetyltransferase, translated to MAIQVYPLTKERWNDLVDLFNRPGGSIVRGCWCMYYRKTGAHVGATAEGNKRALFSLVTRDHAPGLLAYHDGKAVGWVSISPREEYLRLERSPVMKPVDDKPVWSIVCFYVDPRERGKGITEALLEGAIKYARSQGARLVEAYPVDKAEKSHPDFMWFGAKTCPERSRRKIFDRAGFKEVARRKPTRPVMRRALRKKNTQRK
- a CDS encoding MBL fold metallo-hydrolase, translated to MRRNVSWLEMVRVLRYHNTNCFFVESTLDHKLLAIDAGWPSTLHEYQREMKKIALKYQDIAWAIVTHFHMDHAGLITDFITVGITCIVFENQMRAIDAMEKTIWKNNKDYRAIDKSKLITWQISDSREGLGKIGIAGEVLRTEGHSPDSISFLSDQKEVIIGDLHPIEFVMPDDEKSNQSWELILAKGGENIFPSHANAFRL
- a CDS encoding 4a-hydroxytetrahydrobiopterin dehydratase — translated: MTDSISPKQFYEAEGVTDWRLTSEGATAFFRTRSFAESARFVQAISELPGVEAHRPGVDVRQDGVTVHMITYTDNYFGMSQRDVELARQVSAVALSQGLTADPSAVQSLLIIPGATNIAQVRPFWQAVLGYEPRRDSPAEDLVDPRDRGPAFWLEQMNEPRRDGGGAIHIAIWVPYEQAEPRIAAALAAGGRMVRDEFAPSWWTLADAAGNEADIATTKGRD
- a CDS encoding AlkZ family DNA glycosylase → MAHPNIARERLHNQLIANPTFDKSSDVVNWFGALQAQDYLGALWAVGLRTQDANEKEIEQALANRTIVRTWPMRGTLHFVAADDVRWMLALLTPRVIAGSASRWKQLELDEATFSRSRKTIERALQGGKQLEREEMYQVLESTHISTTGQRGIHILGRLAQEGVICFGARAGKQHTFVLLDEWVPKSKRMERDAALTELAKRYFTSHGPATLQDFVWWSGLATNDAREGLELAKARLTQEVVAGQTYWFSAATPITKTKPQTASAYLLPGFDEYLVGYKDRSAVLDPLYVMQTNAGGGMLNPTIVVNGQVIGTWKRTLQKDTVVITPSWFAAPKKSDQRMLKAARQYGAFLGLSAMLV
- a CDS encoding VOC family protein; amino-acid sequence: MTKLNTYLNFAGNTEEAFNFYKSVFGGEFTSLVRFKDMPMEGMQIPKADENKIMHIGLPIGKSDVLMASDTLESFGQKLNLGNNVRLSLHPESKAEADWLFNALSAGGVIEQPIADAPWGDYYGSFTDKFGVQWMVDYVRPKGSA
- a CDS encoding bifunctional metallophosphatase/5'-nucleotidase, translating into MTQLTILHTNDLHGRLQQLERIATLAKRIRSEVQAQGGFSVLWDAGDAEDTTLLESSMTKGSAVSALMRAAGYELATLGNTTPMRYGPQVIPGLAKRFGQPLLTANMFDAATGQLLDGLAPFVIGEFGDTQVGIIGLTTPGSVYSVFKDLRLGEPIAILPDLIAKVRGQGAQMVVLLSHLGFSDDQKVAEQIAGLDVIIGAHSHTEVNPPFVVNGTLITQAGDYGRFLGRLDLDIDASGKIIQHHGELIPVGEDIPLDATVQAAYEVERESVRAMTLRVIGELRDPIDTADDRECVAGNLLADAILLRTPGAEIALVLAGHWRSGLPAGPVTLGALNTAVRSTANPARVELTGEQILHFLRESLKPENVARKPSNLRGVALGWPHVAGITVRYDPNAPDSLEVRLGDRLLNPYGKYIVAGTDLEFWDAPGYPGYLALPEHQIDLDVPTIIPEIMQDYLAKHSPLNAPTLGRIQKR
- a CDS encoding dihydrofolate reductase family protein, encoding MRKVVFAINITTDGYCSHTDGIADDELHEYFTRVLRNASLLLYGRTTYQLMVPYWPDVAKNSSETEAVNEFARVFDSLDKVVFSTTLKQVQGNNTRIVRANVAEEVLALKQQPGKDICVGSLSLASQLSERGLIDEYRFVVHPVVAGKGPRLFETVTPQDTLRLDLLGSETFQSGVVALHYRKQT
- a CDS encoding alpha/beta hydrolase — protein: MQNIVKTKKGPIEYRLEGSGPTVMVLNGGHCSRETRLSHEKLTEHGFSVLTPSRPGYDSTPSDVGKSAQAAADALAALLDTLQIATVDVIGISAAGPTALAFVQQYPSRVRKLILESAVTTDWDEQIKRRSRIGFGRAAKVTWAVMHVMLKLFPRIIIKTLLHDLTVLDVNLVIKRLSPDDLAFVKRMLETSQASTGFVNDIEHKVDHLETITKPVLVMYSPNDATVSPKNARRVASEISTSELYEVPSDTHLIWIGNSAKDVWQKRLSFLLSDGIS
- a CDS encoding DUF1801 domain-containing protein, with the translated sequence MKTRTNPSAKDKSASQQIDAIIKEPVDWRGKKLSQLRAVIKKADPAVVEEVKWKKPSKPSGVPVWSHDGILCVADTLKNAVRLTFPKGAQMKDPKKLFNTRLDSKTVRAIDFYEDETIDEPALKRLIRDAVKLNTQKERER
- a CDS encoding zinc-binding alcohol dehydrogenase family protein, which translates into the protein MQAISHSEYGGLEVLQFVTVPTPTLQPRDLLVRVKAFAVNPVDAKRRRAGNAPLTFPKILGFDSAGIVEQVGPEVSLFHVGEEVFFAGDATRQGCYAEFVAIDERIVGHKPKTLSFAEAAAIPLTGLTAWEAFFEQMHLEPKPNVNRGTPLIFGGAGGVGSIAIQIAKRVANMHVIATASRPASIEYCRRMGTDEVVDHSQELGPQLRALGLDGVDYILNCNEVTNISLLAVVLNPMGTICNIVGGDAAKSIDASLVFAKRGTLTFELMFARSRLKIEMERQGQILNRLAELLDQKILVSTMTQRMDWKKIQEAHRQIESGHTLGKIVLDVSS
- a CDS encoding Type 1 glutamine amidotransferase-like domain-containing protein, which codes for MKFLLTSAGIKNPSIHNALVDLLGKPIAESSALCIPTAIYPFPGGPSMAYRFISGSTANPMCELGWKSLGVLELTALPSIKKEYWIAAVQETDALLVQGGDVFYLCRWMKESGLADLLPSLRETVYVGVSAGSMVTAPIFGETYDDPNKPFVIDKGLGLVEFALLPHLDHADHPESSMAKVERMAAEVPVPLYAIDDQTAIKVVDGTVQVVSEGNWKLFTP